From Glycine max cultivar Williams 82 chromosome 11, Glycine_max_v4.0, whole genome shotgun sequence, the proteins below share one genomic window:
- the LOC100819281 gene encoding TBC1 domain family member 22B isoform X1, with protein sequence MNKRQEDLRNIATTLDSRFNQTLRNVQGLLKGRSIPGKILLSRRVDPPDNSNSKISSPNYKRSFSHNDAGTSDNTSGAVEEEFQSKSKPISIANANKLKVSTSLGGSPPEEFHKSTMGARATDSARIMKFTKVLSGTVVILDKLRELAWSGVPDNMRPKVWRLLLGYAPPNSDRREGVLRRKRLEYLDCISQYYDIPDTERSDDEVNMLHQIGIDCPRTVPDVPFFQQQQVQKSLERILYAWAIRHPASGYVQGINDLVTPFLVVFLSEHFEGDIDNWSMSDLSSDIISNIEADCYWCLSKLLDGMQDHYTFAQPGIQRLVFKLKELVRRIDEPVSRHIEDQGLEFLQFAFRWFNCLLIREIPFHLITRLWDTYLAEGDALPDFLVYIFASFLLTWSDKLQKLHFQELVMFLQHLPTENWTHRELEMVLSRAFMWHTMFNNSPSHLAS encoded by the exons ATGAACAAGCGCCAAGAAGATTTGCGCAACATAGCTACTACCCTCGACTCCAGATTCAATCAGACCCTCAGAAATGTTCAAGG GTTACTCAAAGGTCGAAGCATACCCGGTAAAATATTATTGAGCCGTAGGGTAGATCCTCCCGATAACTCAAACTCGAAGATATCCTCACCAAATTACAAAAGGAGCTTTTCTCACAATGATGCTGGTACAAGTGATAACACATCTGGGGCAGTAGAG GAGGAGTTTCAGAGTAAAAGCAAACCAATTAGTATTGCCAATGCCAATAAGCTAAAAGTGTCGACCTCCCTTGGAGGGAGCCCACCCGAAGAATTCCACAAGTCTACCATGGGTGCTAGAGCTACAGATTCTGCAAGAATTATGAAGTTCACCAAGGTGCTTTCTGGGACGGTGGTTATATTAG ACAAGTTGCGGGAATTAGCTTGGAGTGGTGTTCCAGACAATATGCGTCCTAAAGTGTGGAGACTTCTGTTG GGATATGCACCACCTAATTCAGATAGAAGGGAGGGAGTTCTAAGAAGGAAGCGCCTTGAGTATCTTGACTGTATTTCTCAGTATTATGATATTCCTGATACAGAACGTTCAGATGATGAGGTCAACATGCTTCATCAG ATTGGTATTGATTGTCCAAGAACTGTTCCTGATGTTCCATTCTTCCAGCAGCAGCAAGTTCAGAAATCATTGGAACGTATTCTTTATGCATG GGCCATTCGACATCCTGCAAGTGGATATGTTCAGGGGATAAATGATCTTGTTACGCcatttttggttgttttcttaTCAGAACATTTTGAAGGGGATATCGATAATTGGTCAATGTCTGATTTATCTTCAGATATAATCTCTAATATAGAGGCTGACTGCTACTGGTGCTTGTCAAAGTTGCTTGATGGTATGCAAGACCATTACACATTCGCTCAACCTGGAATTCAGAGGCTTGTTTTTAAGTTGAAGGAATTGGTCAGGAGGATTGATG AGCCTGTTTCACGGCACATTGAGGATCAGGGACTTGAATTTCTTCAGTTTGCTTTCCGCTGGTTCAACTGTCTTCTCATCCGTGAG ATACCATTCCATCTCATCACACGCCTTTGGGACACATATTTAGCTGAAGGAGATGCCTTACCAGACTTCCTAGTATATATATTTGCCAGCTTCCTTCTAACG TGGTCAGACAAGCTCCAGAAACTTCATTTCCAAGAATTGGTAATGTTCCTTCAACACCTTCCAACAGAGAACTGGACTCACCGGGAGCTTGAGATGGTGCTTTCCCGAGCATTTATGTGGCACACCATGTTCAACAACTCTCCTAGCCATTTAGCTAGCTGA
- the LOC100819281 gene encoding TBC1 domain family member 22B isoform X2, whose protein sequence is MQEEFQSKSKPISIANANKLKVSTSLGGSPPEEFHKSTMGARATDSARIMKFTKVLSGTVVILDKLRELAWSGVPDNMRPKVWRLLLGYAPPNSDRREGVLRRKRLEYLDCISQYYDIPDTERSDDEVNMLHQIGIDCPRTVPDVPFFQQQQVQKSLERILYAWAIRHPASGYVQGINDLVTPFLVVFLSEHFEGDIDNWSMSDLSSDIISNIEADCYWCLSKLLDGMQDHYTFAQPGIQRLVFKLKELVRRIDEPVSRHIEDQGLEFLQFAFRWFNCLLIREIPFHLITRLWDTYLAEGDALPDFLVYIFASFLLTWSDKLQKLHFQELVMFLQHLPTENWTHRELEMVLSRAFMWHTMFNNSPSHLAS, encoded by the exons ATGCAGGAGGAGTTTCAGAGTAAAAGCAAACCAATTAGTATTGCCAATGCCAATAAGCTAAAAGTGTCGACCTCCCTTGGAGGGAGCCCACCCGAAGAATTCCACAAGTCTACCATGGGTGCTAGAGCTACAGATTCTGCAAGAATTATGAAGTTCACCAAGGTGCTTTCTGGGACGGTGGTTATATTAG ACAAGTTGCGGGAATTAGCTTGGAGTGGTGTTCCAGACAATATGCGTCCTAAAGTGTGGAGACTTCTGTTG GGATATGCACCACCTAATTCAGATAGAAGGGAGGGAGTTCTAAGAAGGAAGCGCCTTGAGTATCTTGACTGTATTTCTCAGTATTATGATATTCCTGATACAGAACGTTCAGATGATGAGGTCAACATGCTTCATCAG ATTGGTATTGATTGTCCAAGAACTGTTCCTGATGTTCCATTCTTCCAGCAGCAGCAAGTTCAGAAATCATTGGAACGTATTCTTTATGCATG GGCCATTCGACATCCTGCAAGTGGATATGTTCAGGGGATAAATGATCTTGTTACGCcatttttggttgttttcttaTCAGAACATTTTGAAGGGGATATCGATAATTGGTCAATGTCTGATTTATCTTCAGATATAATCTCTAATATAGAGGCTGACTGCTACTGGTGCTTGTCAAAGTTGCTTGATGGTATGCAAGACCATTACACATTCGCTCAACCTGGAATTCAGAGGCTTGTTTTTAAGTTGAAGGAATTGGTCAGGAGGATTGATG AGCCTGTTTCACGGCACATTGAGGATCAGGGACTTGAATTTCTTCAGTTTGCTTTCCGCTGGTTCAACTGTCTTCTCATCCGTGAG ATACCATTCCATCTCATCACACGCCTTTGGGACACATATTTAGCTGAAGGAGATGCCTTACCAGACTTCCTAGTATATATATTTGCCAGCTTCCTTCTAACG TGGTCAGACAAGCTCCAGAAACTTCATTTCCAAGAATTGGTAATGTTCCTTCAACACCTTCCAACAGAGAACTGGACTCACCGGGAGCTTGAGATGGTGCTTTCCCGAGCATTTATGTGGCACACCATGTTCAACAACTCTCCTAGCCATTTAGCTAGCTGA
- the LOC100810906 gene encoding ribosome biogenesis protein BMS1 homolog isoform X2, whose product MAVNDADQSNKSHRTRQSGAKTNKKKKTKKKQKQNPDDAGGLEDPKNRNPKAFAFTSSNKAKRLQSRAVEKEQRRLHVPVIDRSYDEPAPYVVVVQGPPQVGKSLLIKSLVKHYTKHNLPDVRGPITIVSGKQRRVQFVECPNDINGMIDAAKFADLALLLIDGSYGFEMETFEFLNILQVHGFPKVMGVLTHLDKFKDAKKLRKTKQRLKHRFWTEIYDGAKLFYLSGLIHGKYVKREVHNLARFISVMKFHPLSWRTSHPYVMVDRFEDITPPEKVHANNKCDRKVTLYGYLRGCNLKMGNKVHIAGVGDYSLAVVTALPDPCPLPSAAKKKGLRDKEKLFYAPMSGLGDLLYDKDAVYININDHLVQFSKVDENSAMTSKGKGGDIGEDLVKSLQNIKYSINEKLENSFINIFGQKTNVSSEALGDAHGTNKEVEPNGKTEALDKYQPGAVITGEDNNKMDLDGSESSDQDEDDATDREPSGSDDDDKDAPNSNASNGVHLQEHIEFHDGRQRRRAIFGNDVDQNDLMDSEGDDDGDTSDDDVESSEEEEEDDNDNDDTNDNMGNVSKWKESLAERNLSRKTPSLMQLVYGESTINSTTINRDNDNSGDEESDDDFFKPIEEVKKQNVRDGLNDDGMVNTEDCSKCTQFVDQRWDENDNEEIRNRFVTGNLAKAALRNALPAANTEEENDDVYGDFEDLETGEKHENHQTDDALAATTHKGDDLEAEERRLKKLALRAKFDSQFDDDSGSSEEDTGNENEDKFRRGQANESSYFDKLKEEIELQKQMNIAELNDLDEATRLEIEGFRTGTYLRLEIHDVPCEMVEYFDPYHPILVGGIGIGEENVGYMQARLKRHRWHKKVLKTRDPIIVSVGWRRYQTTPIYAIEDSNGRDRMLKYTPEHMHCLAMFWGPLAPPNTGVVAFQNLSNNQATFRITATAVVLEFNHAARIVKKIKLVGYPCKIFKKTALIKDMFTSDLEVARFEGAAIRTVSGIRGQVKKAAKEEIGNQAKRKGGQTKEGIARCTFEDKILMSDIVFLRAWTQVEVPQFYNPLTTALQPRDMTWKGMKTVAELRREHNLAIPVNKDSLYKKIERKPRKFNPVVIPKSLQASLPFASKPKDISKRKKPLLEERRARGVVMEPRERKVHTLVQHLQLIDREKMKKRKLKEENKRKALEAESAKEELLLRKRRREERRDKYRKEDKQNKKIRRAEV is encoded by the exons ATGGCCGTCAACGACGCCGATCAATCCAATAAGTCTCACAGGACTCGTCAATCTGGTGCCAAAaccaacaagaagaagaagactaaGAAGAAGCAAAAGCAGAATCCCGATGACGCCGGAGGATTAGAGGATCCTAAGAACCGAAACCCTAAGGCATTCGCTTTCACTTCCTCCAACAAAGCCAAGCGCTTGCAATCACGCGCCGTCGAGAAAGAGCAGCGCCGCCTCCACGTTCCCGTCATCGACCGCTCCTACGACGAACCCGCTCCCTACGTCGTCGTTGTGCAGGGCCCTCCTCAG GTTGGGAAGTCACTGTTGATTAAGTCTTTGGTTAAACATTACACGAAACATAATTTGCCTGATGTGAGAGGTCCAATTACCATCGTATCAG GGAAGCAAAGGCGGGTGCAGTTTGTGGAATGTCCGAATGATATCAATGGCATGATAGATGCCGCGAAGTTTGCCGATCTAGCACTTCTTCTTATAGATGGAAGTTATGGTTTCGAAATG GAAACCTTTGAGTTCCTTAACATATTGCAAGTTCATGGGTTCCCTAAGGTCATGGGGGTTCTCACCCACCTTGATAAATTCAAGGATGCGAAGAAGTTGAGGAAAACAAAACAGCGACTCAAGCACCGGTTCTGGACTGAAATATATGATGGCGCTAAACTGTTTTACTTATCGGGCCTTATTCATGGAAA GTATGTCAAGCGTGAAGTTCACAATCTTGCTCGATTTATATCAGTCATGAAGTTTCATCCTTTATCTTGGCGAACTTCTCACCCCTATGTTATGGTAGATCGTTTTGAAGACATCACTCCTCCTGAAAAAGTGCATGCAAATAATAAATGTGACAGAAAAGTCACTCTTTATGGCTATCTTAGAGGCTGCAATTTGAAAATGGGCAATAAG GTGCACATAGCAGGAGTGGGTGATTATAGTTTAGCTGTTGTTACTGCTTTACCTGATCCTTGTCCTCTTCCATCTGCCGCAAAAAAGAAAGGACTGCGTGATAAGGAAAAGTTATTCTATGCTCCCATGTCTGGCCTTGGGGATCTTTTGTACGACAAAGATGCTgtatacataaatattaatgatCACCTTGTTCAATTCTCAAAAGTTGATGAAAACTCTGCTATGACGAGTAAAG GAAAGGGTGGAGATATTGGGGAGGATTTGGTGAAATCGCTACAGAATATCAAATACTCAATTAATGAAAAACTAGAGAACAgctttatcaatatttttggtCAAAAGACAAATGTGTCATCAGAAGCTCTAGGTGATGCACATGGCACAAACAAGGAAGTTGAACCAAATGGCAAAACAGAAGCTTTGGATAAATATCAGCCTGGGGCTGTTATAACTGGTGAAGATAATAACAAAATGGATTTGGATGGTTCAGAATCATCTGATCAGGATGAAGATGATGCCACAGACAGAGAACCCTCTGGttctgatgatgatgacaaagatgcaCCAAATAGTAATGCTAGTAATGGAGTCCATTTGCAAGAACATATTGAGTTTCATGATGGAAGACAGAGGAGAAGAGcaatatttggaaatgatgttGATCAAAATGATCTGATG GATTCAGAAGGGGATGATGATGGTGATACCAGTGATGATGATGTAGAATCTtcagaagaggaggaggaagatgACAATGATAATGATGACACAAATG ATAACATGGGTAATGTTTCCAAATGGAAAGAGTCTTTGGCAGAAAGAAATCTCTCACGGAAAACTCCTAGTTTGATGCAACTTGTGTACGGGGAATCTACAATTAATTCCACCACTATAAACAGAGATAATGATAATAGTGGGGATGAGGAAAGTGATGATGACTTTTTTAAGCCCATAGAAGAAGTGAAAAAG CAAAACGTGAGAGATGGATTGAATGACGATGGGATGGTCAACACTGAGGATTGTTCCAAGTGTACACAATTTGTGGATCAGAGATGGGATGAGAATGATAATGAGGAGATTCGCAATCGATTTGTGACTGGCAATTTGGCAAAAGCTGCACTTAGAAATGCATTACCAGCAGCTAATACTGAAGAGGAAAATGATGATGTCTATGGTGACTTTGAAGATTTGGAAACAGGAGAAAAGCATGAGAATCATCAGACGGATGATGCTTTGGCTGCAACAACACACAAGGGAGATGATTTAGAAGCTGAGGAGCGGAGGCTTAAGAAACTTGCTCTTCGTGCTAAGTTTGACTCTCA ATTTGATGATGACTCTGGGTCATCAGAGGAAGATACTGGTAATGAAAATGAAGACAAGTTCCGTCGTGGTCAAGCTAATGAAAGTAGCTATTTTGACAAG TTGAAAGAGGAGATTGAACTCCAGAAACAAATGAATATAGCTGAACTCAACGATCTTGATGAGGCTACCCGATTGGAGATAGAAGGCTTCCGAACAGGAACTTATCTAAGATTGGAGATTCATGATGTTCCTTGTGAGATGGTTGAATACTTTGATCCCTACCATCCAATATTGGTTGGAGGGATTGGTATAGGGGAGGAAAATGTTGGATACATGCAG GCCAGGTTAAAGCGGCACAGGTGGCACAAGAAAGTTTTGAAGACTAGAGACCCAATTATTGTATCTGTTGGATGGAGGCGTTACCAGACAACCCCAATTTATGCCATTGAGGATAGTAATGGAAGGGATCGTATGCTAAAATATACTCCAGAACACATGCATTGCCTTGCTATGTTTTGGGGCCCTCTTGCTCCTCCCAACACTGGGGTTGTAGCCTTTCAGAACTTATCAAACAATCAG GCAACATTTAGGATTACTGCAACTGCAGTTGTACTTGAGTTTAATCATGCAGCAAGGATAGTGAAGAAAATCAAATTGGTTGGTTATCCATGCAAGATATTCAAGAAGACAGCACTTATCAAGGATATGTTTACCTCAGATCTTGAAGTAGCtcgttttgaaggtgcagctaTTCGGACAGTCAGTGGGATTAGGGGGCAGGTCAAGAAG GCTGCAAAAGAAGAGATAGGTAATCAAGCGAAAAGGAAGGGTGGGCAAACCAAAGAAGGAATTGCTAGGTGCACTTTTGAAGACAAAATTCTGATGAGTGACATAGTTTTCCTGCGTGCATGGACTCAAGTTGAAGTTCCTCAGTTTTATAATCCATTGACAACAGCATTGCAGCCTCGTGACATGACCTGGAAAGGAATGAAAACTGTTGCAGAATTGAGAAGAGAGCATAATCTTGCTATTCCTGTAAATAAAGATTCACTTTACAAG aaaattgaaagaaaaccTAGAAAATTCAATCCAGTGGTGATTCCCAAGTCTCTACAAGCGAGTCTACCCTTTGCATCAAAACCGAAGGATATTTCCAAGCGAAAAAAGCCGTTACTTGAGGAGAGAAGGGCAAGGGGTGTTGTCATGGAACCTCGAGAGCGCAAAGTTCATACTCTTGTTCAACACCTCCAGTTAATAGATAGGGAGAAG ATGAAAAAGCGAAAGCTTAAGGAAGAGAATAAGAGGAAAGCACTTGAAGCAGAGAGTGCAAAAGAAGAGCTGTTGTTGAGAAAGCGCCGGAGAGAGGAGAGAAGAGACAAATACCGGAAGGAAGACAAGCAGAATAAGAAAATTCGGAGAGCAGAGGTTTGA
- the LOC100810906 gene encoding ribosome biogenesis protein BMS1 homolog isoform X1 codes for MAVNDADQSNKSHRTRQSGAKTNKKKKTKKKQKQNPDDAGGLEDPKNRNPKAFAFTSSNKAKRLQSRAVEKEQRRLHVPVIDRSYDEPAPYVVVVQGPPQVGKSLLIKSLVKHYTKHNLPDVRGPITIVSGKQRRVQFVECPNDINGMIDAAKFADLALLLIDGSYGFEMETFEFLNILQVHGFPKVMGVLTHLDKFKDAKKLRKTKQRLKHRFWTEIYDGAKLFYLSGLIHGKYVKREVHNLARFISVMKFHPLSWRTSHPYVMVDRFEDITPPEKVHANNKCDRKVTLYGYLRGCNLKMGNKVHIAGVGDYSLAVVTALPDPCPLPSAAKKKGLRDKEKLFYAPMSGLGDLLYDKDAVYININDHLVQFSKVDENSAMTSKGKGGDIGEDLVKSLQNIKYSINEKLENSFINIFGQKTNVSSEALGDAHGTNKEVEPNGKTEALDKYQPGAVITGEDNNKMDLDGSESSDQDEDDATDREPSGSDDDDKDAPNSNASNGVHLQEHIEFHDGRQRRRAIFGNDVDQNDLMDSEGDDDGDTSDDDVESSEEEEEDDNDNDDTNEDNMGNVSKWKESLAERNLSRKTPSLMQLVYGESTINSTTINRDNDNSGDEESDDDFFKPIEEVKKQNVRDGLNDDGMVNTEDCSKCTQFVDQRWDENDNEEIRNRFVTGNLAKAALRNALPAANTEEENDDVYGDFEDLETGEKHENHQTDDALAATTHKGDDLEAEERRLKKLALRAKFDSQFDDDSGSSEEDTGNENEDKFRRGQANESSYFDKLKEEIELQKQMNIAELNDLDEATRLEIEGFRTGTYLRLEIHDVPCEMVEYFDPYHPILVGGIGIGEENVGYMQARLKRHRWHKKVLKTRDPIIVSVGWRRYQTTPIYAIEDSNGRDRMLKYTPEHMHCLAMFWGPLAPPNTGVVAFQNLSNNQATFRITATAVVLEFNHAARIVKKIKLVGYPCKIFKKTALIKDMFTSDLEVARFEGAAIRTVSGIRGQVKKAAKEEIGNQAKRKGGQTKEGIARCTFEDKILMSDIVFLRAWTQVEVPQFYNPLTTALQPRDMTWKGMKTVAELRREHNLAIPVNKDSLYKKIERKPRKFNPVVIPKSLQASLPFASKPKDISKRKKPLLEERRARGVVMEPRERKVHTLVQHLQLIDREKMKKRKLKEENKRKALEAESAKEELLLRKRRREERRDKYRKEDKQNKKIRRAEV; via the exons ATGGCCGTCAACGACGCCGATCAATCCAATAAGTCTCACAGGACTCGTCAATCTGGTGCCAAAaccaacaagaagaagaagactaaGAAGAAGCAAAAGCAGAATCCCGATGACGCCGGAGGATTAGAGGATCCTAAGAACCGAAACCCTAAGGCATTCGCTTTCACTTCCTCCAACAAAGCCAAGCGCTTGCAATCACGCGCCGTCGAGAAAGAGCAGCGCCGCCTCCACGTTCCCGTCATCGACCGCTCCTACGACGAACCCGCTCCCTACGTCGTCGTTGTGCAGGGCCCTCCTCAG GTTGGGAAGTCACTGTTGATTAAGTCTTTGGTTAAACATTACACGAAACATAATTTGCCTGATGTGAGAGGTCCAATTACCATCGTATCAG GGAAGCAAAGGCGGGTGCAGTTTGTGGAATGTCCGAATGATATCAATGGCATGATAGATGCCGCGAAGTTTGCCGATCTAGCACTTCTTCTTATAGATGGAAGTTATGGTTTCGAAATG GAAACCTTTGAGTTCCTTAACATATTGCAAGTTCATGGGTTCCCTAAGGTCATGGGGGTTCTCACCCACCTTGATAAATTCAAGGATGCGAAGAAGTTGAGGAAAACAAAACAGCGACTCAAGCACCGGTTCTGGACTGAAATATATGATGGCGCTAAACTGTTTTACTTATCGGGCCTTATTCATGGAAA GTATGTCAAGCGTGAAGTTCACAATCTTGCTCGATTTATATCAGTCATGAAGTTTCATCCTTTATCTTGGCGAACTTCTCACCCCTATGTTATGGTAGATCGTTTTGAAGACATCACTCCTCCTGAAAAAGTGCATGCAAATAATAAATGTGACAGAAAAGTCACTCTTTATGGCTATCTTAGAGGCTGCAATTTGAAAATGGGCAATAAG GTGCACATAGCAGGAGTGGGTGATTATAGTTTAGCTGTTGTTACTGCTTTACCTGATCCTTGTCCTCTTCCATCTGCCGCAAAAAAGAAAGGACTGCGTGATAAGGAAAAGTTATTCTATGCTCCCATGTCTGGCCTTGGGGATCTTTTGTACGACAAAGATGCTgtatacataaatattaatgatCACCTTGTTCAATTCTCAAAAGTTGATGAAAACTCTGCTATGACGAGTAAAG GAAAGGGTGGAGATATTGGGGAGGATTTGGTGAAATCGCTACAGAATATCAAATACTCAATTAATGAAAAACTAGAGAACAgctttatcaatatttttggtCAAAAGACAAATGTGTCATCAGAAGCTCTAGGTGATGCACATGGCACAAACAAGGAAGTTGAACCAAATGGCAAAACAGAAGCTTTGGATAAATATCAGCCTGGGGCTGTTATAACTGGTGAAGATAATAACAAAATGGATTTGGATGGTTCAGAATCATCTGATCAGGATGAAGATGATGCCACAGACAGAGAACCCTCTGGttctgatgatgatgacaaagatgcaCCAAATAGTAATGCTAGTAATGGAGTCCATTTGCAAGAACATATTGAGTTTCATGATGGAAGACAGAGGAGAAGAGcaatatttggaaatgatgttGATCAAAATGATCTGATG GATTCAGAAGGGGATGATGATGGTGATACCAGTGATGATGATGTAGAATCTtcagaagaggaggaggaagatgACAATGATAATGATGACACAAATG AAGATAACATGGGTAATGTTTCCAAATGGAAAGAGTCTTTGGCAGAAAGAAATCTCTCACGGAAAACTCCTAGTTTGATGCAACTTGTGTACGGGGAATCTACAATTAATTCCACCACTATAAACAGAGATAATGATAATAGTGGGGATGAGGAAAGTGATGATGACTTTTTTAAGCCCATAGAAGAAGTGAAAAAG CAAAACGTGAGAGATGGATTGAATGACGATGGGATGGTCAACACTGAGGATTGTTCCAAGTGTACACAATTTGTGGATCAGAGATGGGATGAGAATGATAATGAGGAGATTCGCAATCGATTTGTGACTGGCAATTTGGCAAAAGCTGCACTTAGAAATGCATTACCAGCAGCTAATACTGAAGAGGAAAATGATGATGTCTATGGTGACTTTGAAGATTTGGAAACAGGAGAAAAGCATGAGAATCATCAGACGGATGATGCTTTGGCTGCAACAACACACAAGGGAGATGATTTAGAAGCTGAGGAGCGGAGGCTTAAGAAACTTGCTCTTCGTGCTAAGTTTGACTCTCA ATTTGATGATGACTCTGGGTCATCAGAGGAAGATACTGGTAATGAAAATGAAGACAAGTTCCGTCGTGGTCAAGCTAATGAAAGTAGCTATTTTGACAAG TTGAAAGAGGAGATTGAACTCCAGAAACAAATGAATATAGCTGAACTCAACGATCTTGATGAGGCTACCCGATTGGAGATAGAAGGCTTCCGAACAGGAACTTATCTAAGATTGGAGATTCATGATGTTCCTTGTGAGATGGTTGAATACTTTGATCCCTACCATCCAATATTGGTTGGAGGGATTGGTATAGGGGAGGAAAATGTTGGATACATGCAG GCCAGGTTAAAGCGGCACAGGTGGCACAAGAAAGTTTTGAAGACTAGAGACCCAATTATTGTATCTGTTGGATGGAGGCGTTACCAGACAACCCCAATTTATGCCATTGAGGATAGTAATGGAAGGGATCGTATGCTAAAATATACTCCAGAACACATGCATTGCCTTGCTATGTTTTGGGGCCCTCTTGCTCCTCCCAACACTGGGGTTGTAGCCTTTCAGAACTTATCAAACAATCAG GCAACATTTAGGATTACTGCAACTGCAGTTGTACTTGAGTTTAATCATGCAGCAAGGATAGTGAAGAAAATCAAATTGGTTGGTTATCCATGCAAGATATTCAAGAAGACAGCACTTATCAAGGATATGTTTACCTCAGATCTTGAAGTAGCtcgttttgaaggtgcagctaTTCGGACAGTCAGTGGGATTAGGGGGCAGGTCAAGAAG GCTGCAAAAGAAGAGATAGGTAATCAAGCGAAAAGGAAGGGTGGGCAAACCAAAGAAGGAATTGCTAGGTGCACTTTTGAAGACAAAATTCTGATGAGTGACATAGTTTTCCTGCGTGCATGGACTCAAGTTGAAGTTCCTCAGTTTTATAATCCATTGACAACAGCATTGCAGCCTCGTGACATGACCTGGAAAGGAATGAAAACTGTTGCAGAATTGAGAAGAGAGCATAATCTTGCTATTCCTGTAAATAAAGATTCACTTTACAAG aaaattgaaagaaaaccTAGAAAATTCAATCCAGTGGTGATTCCCAAGTCTCTACAAGCGAGTCTACCCTTTGCATCAAAACCGAAGGATATTTCCAAGCGAAAAAAGCCGTTACTTGAGGAGAGAAGGGCAAGGGGTGTTGTCATGGAACCTCGAGAGCGCAAAGTTCATACTCTTGTTCAACACCTCCAGTTAATAGATAGGGAGAAG ATGAAAAAGCGAAAGCTTAAGGAAGAGAATAAGAGGAAAGCACTTGAAGCAGAGAGTGCAAAAGAAGAGCTGTTGTTGAGAAAGCGCCGGAGAGAGGAGAGAAGAGACAAATACCGGAAGGAAGACAAGCAGAATAAGAAAATTCGGAGAGCAGAGGTTTGA
- the LOC100811445 gene encoding B3 domain-containing protein REM20, whose product MTTGAERYPDFFKVFLPERHSERMLIPNAFVRLPQSQGRIPEDVILRNISGRVWQVKTRYIGEKLYFDDGWNAFHEENCLGHADFLVFKHDRSNEFKVLILESSTQCQKPVVKMEEENEQEQAAAQHAEDCDIEEEEDSSSKDENYDDDSDDSDFDDDEESKEEFGAGFKSQSHHRRACKRETASSSNPDAEDPLPEYVFDPEMCIQRENHFFKAKLYRTRPNELHIPGNSIQEFSLTFPENYVTLICCQPCQRKDIPMNELGDYHHNLTQQTHIRKKYQEVTGRVCRWQDRICIKGWASFSKRNKIERNDTCFCEVISGEDQVVRTLEVHVARRR is encoded by the exons ATGACTACTGGTGCTGAGAGATACCCTGATTTCTTCAAAGTCTTCCTTCCCGAGCGGCACTCTGAAAGAATG CTTATACCAAATGCTTTTGTGAGGTTGCCACAGTCACAAGGAAGGATCCCTGAGGATGTAATCCTCAGAAATATAAGTGGGAGAGTGTGGCAGGTCAAAACACGCTATATCGGAGAGAAACTATATTTTGATGATGGATGGAATGCTTTCCACGAAGAAAACTGCTTAGGACATGCAGACTTTCTTGTCTTCAAGCATGACCGAAGTAATGAGTTCAAGGTACTCATCCTTGAATCATCAACACAGTGTCAAAAGCCTGTGGTAAAGATGGAGGAGGAGAATGAACAAGAGCAAGCAGCAGCGCAACATGCTGAGGACTGTGATATAGAGGAGGAGGAAGACAGTTCTTCCAAGGATGAGAACTATGATGACGACAGCGATGACagtgattttgatgatgatgaagagagTAAAGAAGAATTCGGTGCTGGATTCAAGAGTCAAAGTCATCATAGAAGAGCTTGCAAAA GGGAGACTGCATCAAGTTCCAACCCCGATGCTGAAGATCCTCTTCCAGAATATGTATTTGATCCAGAAATGTGTATTCAGCGTgagaatcatttttttaaagcaaagcTCTACAGAACTAGACCCAACGAATTG CATATTCCAGGAAATTCCATTCAAGAATTTTCCCTTACTTTTCCTGAAAATTATGTTACCCTTATATGTTGTCAACCCTGCCAGCGCAAG GACATTCCAATGAATGAATTGGGAGATTATCATCATAACTTGACACAACAGACACACATCCGCAAAAAGTATCAGGAAGTGACAGGAAGAGTGTGTAGGTGGCAAGATCGAATATGCATCAAGGGTTGGGCAAGCTTTTCTAAAAGGAATaagattgaaagaaatgataCATGCTTCTGTGAAGTAATATCAGGGGAAGACCAAGTAGTAAGAACACTTGAGGTGCATGTTGCCAGGAGGAGATGA